The Ostrinia nubilalis chromosome 30, ilOstNubi1.1, whole genome shotgun sequence DNA segment ATTATTCTAAAATCGtaagtctaatgcccgttttcaccatcaatccctaatttttaagtgaccccataaaaacaaaattgctgttgtgttaccataggggtcacttaaaaattagaattggcagataccaaatcggtgtaatttgCGCCCTTTCATACacctccatactgatcaacagcccgaccaaaatcggccaactaaaaattggtggtctgcgtctaggcttaATCTTTACACAAATGCAAGCAAAGTCGTGGGCAGGAGATAGTATTAGTATTATTTTTGAGgttaaaaatattgatgaacaaTGAATGATAGCAGAAATATTGTGTCACTAAATGGCGCGATGGCGCATCTACTTGTTTCAGATTAGATAGGATAATGTAATGAACAATGTATTAAATTATCTGGTTTACAGTGAAAATTTCtgtttgtattaatttttgtaCAGGGTGTCACTTTAAATATAGATCAAGGGattgattctactgctcaaacgCACCATACATTAACTTTCAAGAGAGTAGGTATTGTGTGCTAatggttatttaaattttaaaattagataAAAGAGATACAAAACATTGGACAATGAATTCTTTTAGTGTAAATCTATAGGTCTAGCgaactgagtcagtgcctgaggtatgacatattatgacgtgacaaagcatctaaatctgtgggtctagacaaagtgcaaattataatcgcaaaccagtcgcaaagtggtcgaaaagccccttttttgtatggagttttgacggattcgattttcgattcgatcaaaaagtgcgttttgtctaggggggctgaaggAGATCCGAAGTCACGcagacgtttgacgttacaaaaattaACACTGGGCAATCTTCAAATTCCATTCCACTGTCCACCGTGTCTCTCCaaacactcgacattggcaaaaccagtgtgcttcaaatacgcaccattgaagccattagacAGAATATTAATCCCATACCACTCCCATACCTTGATACTTCAGGCGCTGAGTTAAACGCTAGATCCAAAACTATTGTCCAACTACAATGAACTGTCCCATCAGTGACATTGAGAGGGGGCGCCACcttcaataccggatcgctggttctgaCTTTtgtcatgttggaaactatattgttgaacgatggtggcgcctgcctgtcaatgagtttggtgggacagttcagtgtagttcatctatataAAATTATCAATATGTTAGTGTTTTCACAAAAGATCACTAAAACGAGCACTTTTTAGTATGGGATGTTTTGGGACGGACACAGTGTTAGTACACAAAACAAAAAGCAGGCCAAATATTGCATCGCTTACAAAGCTTGCTGCCTAAGGGATTCCTCCTCTTTGCTCCTGAAAATGTTGAACGGACAAATGGAATAATTGTGTCATAAAAAAACCTTTAAAGTtacctatttgatattattattattaagttctttGTAATGAATTAACATTGTTAATGATGGAAATGAAGGTTACTCACATCAAATTTCTAGCAGCCTGTATTATATTAAATCCAGACACAGGACTCCGTGGAAATTCAAACACAGGCACGTCAATTGACGAAGTGGTAACGTCCCAGTCCATAGTATCAGAATCTGAGAATAACTGCGGCATTCTCAAATAATCTGTTGTATCATAGATATCGCTGTTTTGACTGCTTTCAAAATTTCCCACAGATTCTTGAGAAGTATATGCGTCAAATTCTGTGACGGAATCGTCAATAGAATATTCTGACGATACAGCACTGGAACCAAATGTACTGGCCTCGCTTGATTCTTCATTTGAACTGTCAGGTACCCATTCTTCCTCTGAGTCTTCGGAGTCTGTGTTTGAATCGTGGATGCTTGTATCGCTAGTGCTGTTCTCGGATATGGTGATGTACGAGTCATCATGTTCGGTGAGTTCGGACATTTGATCGCTACTGCTGATGGAATGTATGAACGTACATGATTATTTACAAGTGATTTCTTGAAAGTTGGCATGGAAAATATAAACCTACCTAGGTATTAGCAAACTACGTTTCAGACCAACTTTAAAGAATCAACTGGTTCTCAACTCATGTATGAATGATTGTAATATGAAAACTGTATGATGTAACATTAGCTACACtaagtacattttaaaataatgaatacATATTTCTAATAACTGATTAAAATGCAAATTAAGGTTTAAAAGTCAATGACTAGATATTTTgcaggaagaagaagaatgcaATTTTGATGcattgataaaaaaaacaatattttcgttTGTGGGTACTTGAAATAATTAGCAAAAGCGAAAGCGAAGCGTTGCTACAACAAAATGTACTTTATATCCATACTCACAAGGCGTGAGGTTGCTCGCACGTCCATCCGCTGGTGGTGGAACCTTCACCATCAGGGTTCTCTGGCCGCTTGCTGAAGAAGTAGTACAAAGCGGCCCCAACACCGACGCCTATCGCCGCGGCCGCCAGCCCGAGACCGCGGCTTGGGCAGCTGTTCTTCTGACGGTCTTCTTCGCGCACGTTCAtgattgcaaataaataattttcttcctttTTGCGACACACAGCAAcgacaaaaatattttcgcaGGTGTTTTGTACCACAGACAAAATaacgattgttttttttttgacgtttgttagtgATGTACCGTTTCATCGTAAAATTGGGATATTCGATTATCGATTGTGACTTAAATTTcacattaaattgtttttttcattAATCCATCAACATTCGATCGAATGTTGCAAATACTCTTTCATTTCCCGCCtgcctttttctttttgttcacCCACAAGTGCATGAGTCGAAAAACTTGCTTCATTGTTCAAACCTACATTACTTTGATTAAGCACTTAAAAAACACAATTCTTTAAacatcattttaaaatattttgtatgtatatCATAATGTTGTATAAATAATCTTTGAAAATAATGCACAAGTTTATGTAATCGAACGTAGAACGGAACGTATCAAACGGTCCGTAATAGCGGggatttttttgaaaataaaaatctccCACCCACCCCTACTTTGATGTCGTGAAATTGCGCCGTGCGCAAGCGCAGATGTTACGAACCTTTTCTTTCTAGAGTCGCATCTGTCACAGCCACAGCAGTTTATTTACGTgctcagcccccctagacaaaacgcactttttgatcgaatcgaaaatcgaatccgtcaaaactccatacaaaaaaggggcttttcgaccacttttcgactggtttgcgattataatttgcactttgtctagacccactaagataagataagataagataaatttattgaataaagacttagcctaaatacaagaaacttaaatggggctatgaaattatttggttagtaacaatattttaattaaggtagtatacctaaactaagcaaaaatgTTTGCCTGTGTTTTAGGTATCCATACTTATTATGTAAGTTAGTGCTTATTAAacagatattataaataattacaccaAAACAATGTTGATAAAGGTAAAGGTTGAcaattttgttacataaataaaattttgctgacagaatgtttatttatagttagcatacctaaagtaagtaatttaactAATAACTATTAACAGGTTTTCTGTGTCATCATATGTTTTACCCTTGAGCCATTTCTGCAGTGCATATTTACATTCTTTGCTGTTCATTGGGGTTCACTGTATTTATTGAGTTGCCTTGGTTACGCAGTGTACCGTACACTTGTGTTGGACTACATTTCTCTAAAGTTAATTTACTGTTAAGGTATGTACATATGTTTTAATACTTCCATTATACGTAAATAGACTGTAGATTAATGTTTTAGAGTCATGTGGCACTGCCTGCCAAGTGTGTGTACTTTTTCTGACGTTAATACGCAGTAACCTTATGTCTATAgccataaagttcaaattggcATGAAGTAATGTTTGATAGGTACTTAACTTAACATTGATTGCAAAGATGTTTCAAAACACAGTGTTCAAGGACATTATGTTTTGTTTGCTTAACATCACAGAATACCTAACTTTGATGCTTGAATTCATGCATTAATTTCCAAACTTTTTAATGTCAATGTGtatcatttagtaccaaataaatattttttctttctttctttcaatcttCTGCACTGCGATTCTAAATGAGCGAAACacttgcaaaaatcttttattattttatttttaaaatctttaaaattggAGCTATAGTCCGATGGTCAAGTGGTAAGAGTGAGGCTCTCAAATCGGAAGTTTTGAAAGCATGTTCAGAGctaaaaaaaagtgtttataaGTTGGGTTTTGGAATTATTACTTAAGTGTCAACCATCAACCCAATTAGGTACCCAGTCGTCTTAATTTGTGACCTTTCAAGCAAAAGTTATTTTGGATTATCTTATCAAATGTCCTTATTTGATAACTTATCGATTTGTCGCGCCTGTGTAAGTACTTacgtacattatgtaaataataCTTACTGCCTCAGatagatgttttttttattcccGTAAAAGTATGTTCCAGAAAATACATTGAATATACCGTCATGTAATGTTTTAACAGCGACATCTCTTATTGACAAATAACAACCAATGTTAATGGTGCCCCGTGCCAGCCATCAAGGTAGGGTACTTGTGGTACTCATGGCTTTGCATGGTAAAGTGGGGGACATCAAGAAAATAACGTGAATCGTTACAAATAGTGGGGAAAACGGGAAAATAACGACAACTAGTGGGGCCAACGGGAAAAATAACAGCTTTAATATTTTCAGATATTCAGCCGTGCCTATCAAAAAAATTgtcgtccattgctggacaaaggcctcctccaaggttttccataatgaacggtcctgcgttgcccgcatataggctcttcccgcgactttcaccagatcgtcggtagtggtaggcctgcccacgctacgtcttccagcccgtggtcgccactcgagaacttttctgcccccataaataagaaaaaaaagtaaatcttcTTAATTTATGACACTAATCACACCTTGGTATGAGCGTTTGGACCTGAAAAAtaaccctagatacgccaatgctttcagccccctagacaagttgcactttttgatcgaatcgaaaatcgaattcgtCAAAGCTCCACACAAAAAAAGGCATTTTTTTGACTGCTTTGCGATTAtcatttgcactttgtctagacccacagatggATTTCCTCTTCAAAGGGCTTCTGCTGGGGACTGCAGTGCTGGTGGCGGCTGTGACGGTCGCCGTCGAGTTGTGGCAGTATCGGAACGTGCCCAGGCAGTATCAAGCACACGGCGAGCGGAGGCGTAGAGACGACTAACAAGTAGGTGTGCACTGTGCCTTAATGGAAAACAGTGGGAATGCAATAAAAATGCTATTGCTTATTGACACTGAAAATCATGGATATTAACTTAACTATCGTCACAAGTGGGGGCAAAGTGAGACATTTAACCCTAAAATGATATCTCATTTGCCACTAGAAGTGGGGACATGTGAGTCGTTGTATtttttcaatgagggttttcgcgtatgaaaaatccgccagatggcaatacgtagacgcgaggtccaaatgctgcatgattggttatttttgacatgacattgacagatatgtcaaaatccaccaatcacgcagcagtcagaccccatatccacgtcccgccatctagcggatctttcattcgcgaaaaccctcattcccAGTGGCTGAGAGCGGGGGAATAACCGGGCccgttaaataaaaaaatcaactgATATAAGAataagtga contains these protein-coding regions:
- the LOC135086085 gene encoding E3 ubiquitin-protein ligase Praja-2-like isoform X1, which codes for MNVREEDRQKNSCPSRGLGLAAAAIGVGVGAALYYFFSKRPENPDGEGSTTSGWTCEQPHAFSSDQMSELTEHDDSYITISENSTSDTSIHDSNTDSEDSEEEWVPDSSNEESSEASTFGSSAVSSEYSIDDSVTEFDAYTSQESVGNFESSQNSDIYDTTDYLRMPQLFSDSDTMDWDVTTSSIDVPVFEFPRSPVSGFNIIQAARNLMSKEEESLRQQALYEEAQIKMLREEAYRERSWSLEECSICFDIILKDQQVTTLPCTHHFHAACIAPWLQEQQTCPNCRKAAE
- the LOC135086085 gene encoding E3 ubiquitin-protein ligase Praja-2-like isoform X2, giving the protein MNVREEDRQKNSCPSRGLGLAAAAIGVGVGAALYYFFSKRPENPDGEGSTTSGWTCEQPHAFSSDQMSELTEHDDSYITISENSTSDTSIHDSNTDSEDSEEEWVPDSSNEESSEASTFGSSAVSSEYSIDDSVTEFDAYTSQESVGNFESSQNSDIYDTTDYLRMPQLFSDSDTMDWDVTTSSIDVPVFEFPRSPVSGFNIIQAARNLMSKEEESLRQQAFRERSWSLEECSICFDIILKDQQVTTLPCTHHFHAACIAPWLQEQQTCPNCRKAAE